One segment of Meriones unguiculatus strain TT.TT164.6M chromosome 3, Bangor_MerUng_6.1, whole genome shotgun sequence DNA contains the following:
- the Trim63 gene encoding E3 ubiquitin-protein ligase TRIM63, with protein sequence MDYKSSLIPDGNAMENLEKQLICPICLEMFTKPVVILPCQHNLCRKCANDIFQAANPYWTNRGGSVSMSGGRFRCPSCRHEVIMDRHGVYGLQRNLLVENIIDIYKQECSSRPLQKGSHPMCKEHEDEKINIYCLTCEVPTCSLCKVFGAHQACEVAPLQSIFQGQKTELSNCISMLVAGNDRVQTIISQLEDSCRVTKENSHQVKEELSQKFDTLYAILDEKKSELLQRITQEQEEKLGFIEGLILQYREQLEKSTKLVETAIQSLDEPGGATFLLSAKQLIKSIVEASKGCQLGKTEQGFENMDYFTLDLEHIAEALRAIDFGTDEDEEEFIEEEDQEEGVSTEGKEGHQ encoded by the exons ATGGATTATAAATCTAGCCTGATCCCGGACGGAAACGCCATGGAAAACCTGGAGAAGCAGCTCATCTGCCCCATCTGCCTGGAGATGTTTACCAAGCCAGTGGTCATCCTGCCCTGCCAGCACAACCTCTGCCGGAAGTGTGCCAACGACATCTTCCAG GCTGCCAACCCCTACTGGACCAACCGCGGTGGCTCAGTGTCCATGTCCGGAGGCCGTTTCCGGTGCCCCTCGTGCCGCCACGAAGTGATCATGGACCGGCATGGGGTATACGGCCTCCAGAGGAACCTGCTGGTGGAGAACATCATTGACATCTACAAGCAGGAGTGCTCCAG TCGGCCCCTGCAGAAGGGCAGCCACCCGATGTGCAAGGAGCATGAAGATGAAAAAATCAACATCTACTGCCTCACCTGTGAAGTGCCTACTTGCTCCCTGTGCAAGGTGTTCGGGGCCCACCAGGCCTGTGAGGTTGCCCCGTTGCAAAGCATCTTCCAGGGACAGAAG ACTGAGCTGAGTAACTGCATCTCCATGCTGGTGGCCGGGAATGACAGAGTGCAGACCATCATCTCTCAGCTGGAGGACTCCTGCCGAGTGACCAAG GAAAACAGCCACCAGGTGAAGGAGGAGCTGAGCCAGAAGTTTGACACCCTCTACGCCATCCTGGACGAGAAGAAGAGTGAGCTGCTGCAGCGGATCacgcaggagcaggaggagaagctgGGCTTCATTGAGGGCCTGATCCTCCAGTACCGAGAGCAGCTAGAAAAGTCCACCAAGCTTGTGGAAACAGCCATCCAGTCCCTGGACGAGCCTGGAGGGGCCACCTTTCTCTTG agTGCCAAGCAACTCATCAAGAG CATCGTGGAAGCTTCCAAAGGCTGCCAGTTGGGGAAGACAGAGCAGGGTTTTGAAAACATGGACTACTTTACCCTGGATCTAGAACACATAGCGGAAGCCTTGAGGGCCATCGACTTTGGGACAG ATGAGGATGAAGAGGAGTTTATTGAAGAAGAAGATCAGGAAGAGGGCGTGTCCACAGAGGGGAAAGAAG gACACCAATGA